CATTCTTCGTTGCCGGTCCAGCAGGGTTTGTATGACCCGCGCCATGAGCACGATGCGTGCGGAGTAGGCTTTGTGGCGCATATCAAGGGTAAGCAGAGCCATGACATGATCTGTCAAGGCCTGCAGATACTCAAAAATCTTACTCATCGCGGCGCGGTGGGCGCTGACCCCTTGGCGGGAGATGGTGCGGGTATTCTGATCCAGGTTCCAGATGCATTTTTGCGTAAATCATGCGCTGCACAGGATATATCCCTGCCGGCATCGGGCAAATACGGGGTGGGTATATTGTTCCTGCCGCGCGATACGGCGGCGCGTGCCGCCTGCGAGCAGGTGATTGCCGACAAGATTGCTGCGGAAGGACAAATTTTGTTGGGCTGGCGTGATGTGCCGGTAGACAATGGTAGCTTGGGCGAAAGCGTTAAGGCGGTTGAGCCATTGGTACGCCAAGTATTCATTGGGTGCGGTTCGAATTGCACGGACGTCGACAGCTTCGAGCGTAAATTGTTTGTTATTCGCAAGATTGCAGAGCACGCTGTGCGCGGCCTGCCCAATGAACAAGGGCGAGGATTCTATATACCGTCGTTTTCTGCGCGCACTATCGTATACAAGGGAATGTTGTTGGCCGACCAGGTCGGCGAATATTACCTCGATCTGCAAGATGAAAGTATGGTCAGCGCATTGGCGATGGTACATCAACGTTTTTCCACCAATACTTTCCCCTCCTGGGATCTGGCGCATCCATTCCGTATGATTGCGCACAACGGCGAGATCAACACCTTGCGCGGTAACGTGAACTGGATGACGGCGCGTCATGCAGCGATGTCATCCAGTTTGCTGGGCGCAGATCTGGAAAAATTGTGGCCGTTAATTGTGGAAGGCCAGTCTGATTCCGCCTGTTTTGATAATGCACTGGAATTGCTGGTGGCAGGTGGTTATTCGCTGCCACACGCGATGATGCTGCTGATTCCTGAAGCCTGGGCAGGGAACCCATTGATGGATGAAGAGCGCCGCGCGTTTTATGAATACCATGCTGCGTTGATGGAGCCGTGGGATGGCCCCGCCGCCGTGGCTTTCACGGATGGTCGCATGATCGGCGCGACGCTGGATCGCAACGGCCTGCGCCCGGCGCGCTATCTGATTACAGATGATGACTTGGTGTTAATGGCATCTGAAATGGGTGTGCTGGATATTCCACAAAACAAAATTGTGAAAAAGTGGCGACTACAGCCGGGCAAGATGTTCCTCATCGATCTGAAAGCCGGCCGCATCATAGATGACACCGAATTGAAGCAGCAGCTCGCTACCGCAAAACCGTATCGCGAGTGGATTGAAAAGTCACGTTATTTCCTCGGCGACCTGCCAAGTGTAGACGTAAAGAAAGTACTCAAGGAAAGCTTGTTAGACACCAGTCTGCTGGATACTCAGCAGGCATTTGGCTATTCTCAGGAAGACATCAAATTCATTCTTGCGCCCATGGCTGCCGCAGGGGAAGAAGCAACCGGCTCTATGGGTAATGATGCTACCTTGCCTGTGCTGTCGGATAAAAACAAAGTTCTGTACAGCTATTTCAAGCAGCTTTTCGCTCAGGTGACTAATCCGCCTATCGATCCGATCCGTGAAGAGATTGTCATGTCACTTACCTCGTTTATTGGACCAAAGCCCAATCTGCTCGGTATCGACGAGACCGATCCGCCGCTGCGTCTTGAGGTACATCAGCCTGTGCTATCCAATGAAGATTTAGCCAAACTGCGCGACATCAGCACATTAACTCAAGGACGTTACAAGGCGCTGGTGTTGGATATCACTTATCCTGCGGCACAGGGCGCAGCGGGTTGCGAGGGCGCAATAAAGGCACTGAGTGCCGCAGCCGATCAGGCGGTGGCGGATGGTTACAACGTGCTGATTTTGTCCGACCGTGCGATTTCAAGTATACGCGTGGCGATTCCGGCTTTGCTGGCTTGTGCGGGAGTGCATCATCATCTGGTACGCGAAGGGCTGCGCACCAGCACCGGACTGGTGGTGGATTCTGGTTCTGTGCGTGAAACCCATCACTTCGCACTCCTTGCCGGTTATGGCGCTGAGGCGATATGCCCGTGGCTGGCCTATGAAACTATTGCTGCCATGAGCGATTATTTACCTGCGGGTCTATCGAACAAGGATGCAAATAAACGTTTCATTAAAGCAATAAACAAGGGGCTGCTCAAGGTAATGTCCAAAATGGGCATCTCCACTTATCAGTCTTATTGCGGCGGACAGATTTTCGAGGCAATCGGCCTGAACGCTGATTTTGTATCGCAGTATTTCACCGGCACGGCGACTCAGATCGAAGGCATAGGCTTACATGAAGTGGCCGAAGAAGCGATGCGTATTCATCAAGCCGCTTTCGGCAACGATCCGGTGTTGTCCAATGCCCTGGAAGCGGGAGGAGAATATGCCTATCGTGTGCGGGGTGAAGAGCATATGTGGACGCCGGATGTCATCGCCAAGCTGCAACATGCCACGCGTTCCAATAACGGACAGACGTACAAAGAATATGCGAAGCTGATTAACGATCAGACTCAGCGCATGAAGACATTGCGCGGCTTGTTCGAGATCAAGTCAGCTGGCGCGCCCGTGCCGCTGGCAGAGGTCGAGCCGGCAAAAGAGATCGTCAAACGTTTTGCTACGGGAGCAATGTCGCTTGGATCTATTTCCACCGAGGCGCACACCGCTTTGGCCATCGCAATGAACCGTATCGGGGGAAAATCTAATACGGGCGAAGGTGGCGAAGACCCGATGCGTTTCAAGTCAATTAAAGGTGGCGAGAAACTATCTGAAATTATAGGCAAAGGGCGCATTGAAGCTGATCTGACTTTATTGCCAGGCGATTCATTGCGCTCCAAAATAAAACAAGTGGCCTCGGGTCGCTTTGGTGTAACAGCGGAATACTTGACGAGCGCCGATCAAATTCAAATCAAGATGGCGCAAGGCGCAAAGCCAGGTGAAGGCGGCCAGTTACCCGGCCACAAGGTGTCAGAGTACATCGCTAAATTGCGTTTCGCCATACCGGGTGTGGGGTTGATTTCACCACCGCCGCATCACGATATTTATTCCATCGAAGATCTGGCACAGCTCATTCATGATCTGAAAAACGCTAATCCGCGCGCTTCCATTTCAGTCAAGCTGGTATCTGAAGTGGGCGTTGGTACGGTAGCGGCCGGTGTAGCCAAGGCCAAGGCGGATCATATAACTGTTGCTGGCCATGATGGTGGCACGGGTGCCTCGCCGTTGTCTTCCATTAAGCATGCCGGAACCCCGTGGGAACTTGGGCTGGCGGAAGCTCAGCAAACGCTGGTGTTAAACCGGTTGCGTGGACGGATTGTTTTGCAGGTGGACGGCCAGTTGAAGACCGGGCGCGATGTATTAATCGGTGCGTTACTCGGCGCGGATGAGTTTGGTTTTGCCACAGCGCCACTGGTAGTAGAGGGCTGCATCATGATGCGCAAGTGCCATCTCAACACCTGCCCGGTGGGCGTGGCTACGCAAGACCCCGAGTTACGCAAGAAATTCACCGGTCAGCCTGAACACGTGGTGAATTATTTCTTCTTTGTAGCCGAAGAAGTACGCGAATACATGGCGCAGATCGGTATCCGCAAGTTCGATGATCTAATCGGTCGTAGCGAATTGCTTGACGCAAAACATGTCATTGAACATTGGAAAGCCAAGGGTCTGGACTTCTCGAAAATTTTCCATCAGCCTGATGTACCGGTTAGCGTGGCGCGCCGCCATGTCGAAGAACAGGATCATGGGCTGACTCAGGCGTTGGATCATCGACTTATTGCCGAGGCTATGCCTGCATTGGAAAGCAAGTTGCCAGTAACAATAGAAGGCCGCATTCGCAATGTTAACCGTACCGTCGGTGCAATGCTGTCGCATGAAGTGGCAAAACGTTATGGCCAAGCGGGATTGCCGAACG
This genomic interval from Candidatus Nitrotoga sp. AM1P contains the following:
- a CDS encoding glutamate synthase-related protein — encoded protein: MIFNEEQRVSHSSLPVQQGLYDPRHEHDACGVGFVAHIKGKQSHDMICQGLQILKNLTHRGAVGADPLAGDGAGILIQVPDAFLRKSCAAQDISLPASGKYGVGILFLPRDTAARAACEQVIADKIAAEGQILLGWRDVPVDNGSLGESVKAVEPLVRQVFIGCGSNCTDVDSFERKLFVIRKIAEHAVRGLPNEQGRGFYIPSFSARTIVYKGMLLADQVGEYYLDLQDESMVSALAMVHQRFSTNTFPSWDLAHPFRMIAHNGEINTLRGNVNWMTARHAAMSSSLLGADLEKLWPLIVEGQSDSACFDNALELLVAGGYSLPHAMMLLIPEAWAGNPLMDEERRAFYEYHAALMEPWDGPAAVAFTDGRMIGATLDRNGLRPARYLITDDDLVLMASEMGVLDIPQNKIVKKWRLQPGKMFLIDLKAGRIIDDTELKQQLATAKPYREWIEKSRYFLGDLPSVDVKKVLKESLLDTSLLDTQQAFGYSQEDIKFILAPMAAAGEEATGSMGNDATLPVLSDKNKVLYSYFKQLFAQVTNPPIDPIREEIVMSLTSFIGPKPNLLGIDETDPPLRLEVHQPVLSNEDLAKLRDISTLTQGRYKALVLDITYPAAQGAAGCEGAIKALSAAADQAVADGYNVLILSDRAISSIRVAIPALLACAGVHHHLVREGLRTSTGLVVDSGSVRETHHFALLAGYGAEAICPWLAYETIAAMSDYLPAGLSNKDANKRFIKAINKGLLKVMSKMGISTYQSYCGGQIFEAIGLNADFVSQYFTGTATQIEGIGLHEVAEEAMRIHQAAFGNDPVLSNALEAGGEYAYRVRGEEHMWTPDVIAKLQHATRSNNGQTYKEYAKLINDQTQRMKTLRGLFEIKSAGAPVPLAEVEPAKEIVKRFATGAMSLGSISTEAHTALAIAMNRIGGKSNTGEGGEDPMRFKSIKGGEKLSEIIGKGRIEADLTLLPGDSLRSKIKQVASGRFGVTAEYLTSADQIQIKMAQGAKPGEGGQLPGHKVSEYIAKLRFAIPGVGLISPPPHHDIYSIEDLAQLIHDLKNANPRASISVKLVSEVGVGTVAAGVAKAKADHITVAGHDGGTGASPLSSIKHAGTPWELGLAEAQQTLVLNRLRGRIVLQVDGQLKTGRDVLIGALLGADEFGFATAPLVVEGCIMMRKCHLNTCPVGVATQDPELRKKFTGQPEHVVNYFFFVAEEVREYMAQIGIRKFDDLIGRSELLDAKHVIEHWKAKGLDFSKIFHQPDVPVSVARRHVEEQDHGLTQALDHRLIAEAMPALESKLPVTIEGRIRNVNRTVGAMLSHEVAKRYGQAGLPNDTITVKLQGTAGQSFGAFLAHGITFELSGEGNDYVGKGLCGGRIVVLPPKECNIVAEENIIVGNTVLYGATSGECYFRGVAGERFAVRNSGAIAVVEGLGDHGCEYMTGGIVVVLGQTGRNFAAGMSGGIAYVLDEDGGFEHRCNLAMVQLEPVPDEAAASDLGEVETHGRVHFNHLGKADEQVLRDMVSAHLRYTNSVRAQDILNNWARYLPKFIKVMPTEYRRALQEVAAEQTKQLEAV